The following nucleotide sequence is from Dehalogenimonas formicexedens.
GACGTATAGCACCGGCGACTTCGCGAGTTCCGCCATCTGGGCGGCGACCTGGAGGAGCAGGGTGGATTTGCCGATGCCCGGTTCGCCGCCGACCAGCGACAAGGACCCCGGCACCAGCCCGCCACCGAGAACGCGGTTGACTTCACCCATCGTGAGGGCGATACGTTCGTTACCGGTGATTTCGATGTCGGGCAGGGGTTGGGGGGCGTTGTTAGCGATCTTTCGTGACGATGACGATTTAACGGCAGCCACGGTCTGTTCGAAAAGGGTGTTCCAATCGCCGCAGCCGGGGCATTTACCCTGCCACTTGGCGGACTCCTGGCCGCAGCCGGAACAGACGAAGATGACGCGTGACTTTGGCATGGGGAGACTTTAGCGCAACGGGGTGCCAGGCGCAAGCAAACCCAGTTTGGGGACCTGAATAATACCAATAATACCGATTTCCAATAATCCAATTTCTCTCCCGAAGGGTTTAGTCCTGCCTGTCCTTTTGGGGAGTTTTTGGGGATATCGAGGGTTTTTCCACTATCCGTACTTATCGAGGGGCGTTGTATCTGGTGTAACGAGCCGGCCAGCCCGAAGAAAAAGGAGAAAATCAGATAATGGAGAATATTTTAAAAAGGAAAAATGCCATCTGGGTCATGGTCCCGATACTTGCCCTATCGCTGGTTCTTGGAGCATGCGCCAGCCCAAACACCGACGCGGCGATCAACCCGCCGACGACCACCGACACGACCGAAAACAACAGCTACATGCCACCTCTGGACAACCCATCCAAGACGATCAAAGTCGAATACCTGTACGACGAACTTGCCTCACAGAAACACATCACCTATGACGTCACCATCGAAAACGGCGGTTCGCTCATCGTGACACTCGGCTCAAACCCCAGCACCGGGTACGATTGGCAGAAAGCCGTCATCAGCAATGGAAATGTCTCATCCGAATACACCTGCCAATTCGTCGCGCCGCCGAGCGGGATAGTGGGCGCTGCCGGAAAACAGGTATGGACATTCAAGACGCTTCAACCTGGGCAGACAACAATCAGTTTCAACTACAGCCAGCCGTGGCAGGGCGGAGTCCAGAATGAATGGACACTGGCGCTCAACGTGACTGTAAAATAGAATTTCTCGCCATTAGAAAAGGTGGAGGATGTTGTCCTCCACCTTTTGTTTTTGCTGGAAACCACTAGTTGACGCCCTGGGTTATGGGTGTTATTCTTGTAAAATTAGATTCATTACTCTGGTGACGATTACAGAGAGCAGGGGATGTGATGAAAGTTGCTATCGCTTCCGATGACGGCAAAAATATCAGCCAGCATTTCGGCCGCGCGGCTTATTACATTGTCTACACTATAGAAAATGACAAGG
It contains:
- a CDS encoding protease inhibitor I42 family protein → MENILKRKNAIWVMVPILALSLVLGACASPNTDAAINPPTTTDTTENNSYMPPLDNPSKTIKVEYLYDELASQKHITYDVTIENGGSLIVTLGSNPSTGYDWQKAVISNGNVSSEYTCQFVAPPSGIVGAAGKQVWTFKTLQPGQTTISFNYSQPWQGGVQNEWTLALNVTVK